A genome region from Archaeoglobus fulgidus DSM 4304 includes the following:
- a CDS encoding tetrathionate reductase, translating into MLWSYPEGFAYFNEFAQSIIWEPVAFSYALLISGADLLLLAALALLSGYLRRAIPMFLILGLSFFSVILLGPLADLALPHRATEILTRPHLASTEMHPGISVMALYGGLLWPLTFIVALIFALLYFSYPMHKKGGTFSFLSFGVKSEESYERLKPAMKVLAAILVPLSALWTIYPGMLFFSQTWIYAWKNWGLMLPMFFGETFITATGTALILYYLERMEDERIRYPLLQIHGAAAIALAGVLILQMFIWGMWGNPNFAAVVPMMQAAAVIFLLTFILTLVSAKYEAITPIVPVLALFGVVVNKWNLIINGQLISRAGMGVLEPELAPNWLAEAVSPIALAILLLVILSYIFPMEVEEDAA; encoded by the coding sequence ATGCTGTGGAGCTATCCCGAAGGTTTTGCCTACTTCAACGAGTTTGCCCAGAGCATAATCTGGGAGCCAGTAGCCTTCTCCTACGCACTGCTTATTTCTGGGGCCGATTTGCTTTTGCTCGCCGCATTAGCTCTTCTCTCAGGCTACCTCAGAAGGGCAATACCCATGTTCCTCATTCTGGGGCTCTCCTTTTTCTCCGTCATTCTTCTCGGCCCGCTCGCCGATTTGGCGTTACCTCACAGGGCTACGGAGATACTGACGAGGCCTCATCTGGCATCGACGGAAATGCATCCGGGCATTTCTGTAATGGCTCTATACGGAGGGTTGCTCTGGCCGCTGACCTTCATAGTTGCGTTAATCTTCGCGCTGCTTTACTTCAGCTACCCCATGCACAAGAAGGGCGGAACCTTCAGCTTCCTCTCTTTCGGAGTCAAAAGTGAGGAGAGCTACGAAAGGCTGAAGCCGGCGATGAAGGTTTTAGCTGCAATCCTCGTTCCGCTCTCTGCCCTCTGGACGATATATCCCGGAATGCTGTTCTTCTCTCAGACGTGGATTTACGCCTGGAAGAACTGGGGGCTGATGCTGCCAATGTTCTTCGGCGAAACCTTCATTACAGCAACAGGAACAGCTCTCATTCTCTACTACCTCGAAAGGATGGAGGACGAAAGAATAAGGTATCCCCTGCTGCAAATTCACGGAGCTGCAGCCATAGCTCTGGCTGGAGTGCTAATTCTCCAGATGTTCATCTGGGGAATGTGGGGCAACCCGAATTTTGCTGCTGTAGTACCAATGATGCAGGCTGCTGCGGTAATTTTCCTGCTGACCTTCATCCTGACTCTGGTTTCTGCGAAGTATGAAGCGATAACACCTATCGTTCCGGTGCTGGCTCTCTTCGGCGTTGTGGTGAACAAGTGGAATCTGATAATCAATGGACAGCTAATTTCAAGGGCTGGAATGGGAGTTTTAGAGCCGGAGCTGGCACCGAACTGGCTTGCTGAGGCAGTCTCACCCATAGCATTGGCAATACTTCTGCTGGTGATTTTAAGCTACATATTTCCAATGGAGGTGGAGGAAGATGCAGCTTAG